The nucleotide window TGGGATATAGCCATAGAAGGAGCACAAATGGGTATTCTGTTCAATCAGGGACAAGTATGTTCGGCCGGTTCACGTATATTTGTACAGGATACAATCTATGATAAATTTGTAAATTCACTTGCAAAAATATTTGATAAAGTAAAAGTTGGAGATCCGCTTAACTCTGATACTCAAATGGGATCACTGATTTATGAAAAACACCTAAAAGATGTTCTTAATTATATAGAAATAGGTAAAAAAGAAGGTGCCCGTTTAGTAACAGGAGGATATCGTATAGAAGATGAAGAACATAAAAACGGATTTTATATAAGACCTGCTATTTTTGCAGATGTAACTAATGATATGAAAATAGCACAGGAAGAAATTTTTGGACCTGTTGTCACAATTCAAAAATTCCATACTGAAGAAGAAGTTATAAAACTTGCCAATGATAGTATATATGGGTTAGGTGGTGGATTGTTTACCCGTGATCTTAACCGTGCAGTTCGTGTTTCAAGAGCTATTGAAACAGGTCGTATGTGGGTTAATATTTATAACATCTTCCCTGCAGGTGCTCCTTTCGGAGGATATAAACAGTCAGGAATAGGACGTGAAACTCATAAAATTATACTTGAACATTATACACAAATGAAAAATATAATTATAAATTTAAATGAAAAAACTGTCGGATTATATGAAACAGAATAATGAAAAAGAAAAAATAAGGACTTAAATAAGTCCTTATTTTAATGATTTTCTGATATAATAATTATATTTAAAAATTTGTAATCGACAACAGGGTTATGAAAACAGAAATAAGTTTCATAAGAAATCATTAAAATAATTTAAATATTGAATTTTTATTTCAATATTATTATATTTTTATTACATTTTTGTACTAAAGCTACTTTCTACCTTTCAAGATTCAAATTTTACAACCTGAAAAATATTTAAGTGAGCATCATACAAACATCCTTTTCTGTTTTTATAGCAAATAAAAATTTTTAAATATTTGTGAAAATATATAAAATTTAAGTTGATTTGTTTCTTGCACTAAACTTTTTACTATATTACACTTGTTATTATAATCATCTACAAAAAAGATCGGAAGTATTTTGAGTAAACTTTTTTCAAAAAAATATAAAAAATATTAAATTTTCTCTTTTCAAAGTACAATAATTTTTAAAGATTTATAAAATTTTGTAAATAACATATGAAAAAAGCTGAATCCACATTCAGCCATTTTTTAAGGACGTAATTCAGCTAACTTCTCCAAATTAATATCAGCATCATAATCCACATTATCAAAATCAAACCCACTTAATTGCATAAATTCTTCTCTTGCCCCGGCATAATCACTTATTTCCTTAAAATTTTCAGGTGTAACTTTTTTCCATAATGTCTCTACTTCAGCCTGAACATCTTCTCTCATTTCCCAATTATCCGGTCGTAATCTTCTTTCAGAGTCTATCTCAGGCTTTCCTCCATAAACCATATCTTTAAGAAGTCTATGTTTCTGTTCAATAGTTCCTTCATGTATACCTTTTTCTTTCATTACTTTGTAGAGTAATGCAGCATATAACGGGAATATAGGAATAACGGCACTTGCTCTTGTCATAAGAGCTTTACTCAGTGATACATAAGCTTCTCCTTTATACTTATCTTTCAAAAAATCATTTAATACATCTGAAGTATGCTCTAAATCTCTTTTTGCTGCTCCAATAGTACCGTCTTTATAAATCCCGTAAGTTACTTTAGGACCTAAATATGAATACGCAATTGTTTTAAATCCATTTTCCAATACTCCTGCTTCATCAAGAGCATCAACCCAAAGTTTCCAGTCTTCTCCTCCCATTACTTTTACAGTACTGTGAATTTCTTCAGGGGTAGCGATTCCCATAACTGTTTCTTCCATTTCCTCTTTTTCCAAATTTATAGAAGGACCCGTAATTTCTTTTTCAGTTGACTTTAATGTTGATCTGTATGTAATTCCGTCTTTGGGATCCGTTCTTAATGCACTTGCAAGACTATAAATCAAAAGATCAACTTTGCCTCCGAACTCTTCTTTTATATATTTTATAACTTCTTGTTTCATTTCATCTGAAAAAGCATCTCCCATAAAATTTTTAGAAATAAGCCCTTCTTTTCGTGCAGCTTCATTAAAAGCGATTGTATTCCACCAACCTGCTGACCCTGTTCTTTTTCCTTCTATTCCTTTTTCATATGCTACTCCGATAGTATCTGCTCCGGCTCCAAATGCTAAAGAAATTCTGGAAGCAAGACCGTATCCTGAAGAAGAACCTATTATTAAAACTTTTTTAGGTCCCGTATATTTATCTTGAGATTTTACATAGTCAATTTGCCTTTTTACAAACTCATAAGCCCCTATAGGATGATTAACAAGAGCCAGACTTCCTTTTAATTTAGGTTTTATAACCATTTTTCCCTCCTAAAAATATTTTATCACTAAAGTATACAATAATTATTTAAAATTTACAATAGGAATAATCACCCTTTTTGAAAAAACTTCCCAAAACTCTTATTTTAAATTATTTCAAATCCAAAAGTTTTCAAATAGAATATAAATTAAGTACTTACTTTACTAACATAACAGTTGGCACAGTCGGCACTCTATGTCCCAATTTATTTCCCGGTGTTGAATTTCCAAGCCAATTATAAATAAATTTTATCTGGTCATCATAATGACGTATACATTTATGTGATTCAGGAAATGTTCCTATTTTTCTTGCAGTAACCGCTTTTCTGGCTTTTCTCGTTTCTTTAGGTTCAAATAGTGAAGGAATACTGTGCATATATCCTCCTCCACTAAATCTTACTGCATTATTTGCATCTCCTACTACAGTTTTATTGTCTGATCCCGTATATTGCATTACAGGTTTTGAATATGCTATTAAAAACGCTCCGTAAGGAGTGGCATATGAATTTCCTGAATCTTTTCCTGTAGTTATAAAAGAAGTCGTAACTACATTCCAAGTATTTAAATCCGGATTTTTTTCTATAATCATTTCATTCTGACTGTGTCTGTCCACATATATAAATCTTGTAATTTCATTTGTAATTTTACTATCTTTGAGTAATGCTTTTTTTGATTTTTTTAAATAGTATGTTCCATTATCATATACATCGACTTTCACTTTCAGATATTTGTCTGTTTCTTCAATAATAGTCATTAAACTTCTATCAGGTAAATTAATAAAATCTTTAAAACTGGAACTTAAATATGCTCTTTCACTTTGGTTTTCTCTATTTCCATATTTATCCTTAACTGAACCGTTTCCTCCTCCTAAAGGAACATAATCATCCAAAACGTATATTTTCTGACCTTTTGATATGGCATCGGAAACAAATTTATTAGTTTTTTCAACCTTTTTCATCATATCATGCCAGTCAAATTCTCTTTTTATTGCAGATGTACTTAATACATATCCCAATTTCCCGTCAAAATACACTTCATACCATTCGGATATCCCATTTTTAATATTAGTTTTTACTTTCCCTATAACTTTATATTTGTGAGCATAAGATGCCTTTTTTAATACTGCGGAATTTTTATTAGGCTCTTTTCTTATATTTACTGAAGTTTTTATAAAAATAAATTCATCCATATCACGTGGAGAATTTTTCCCGTACTTATAATCAAAAGTAAGATTTTCAGGTCTCTCTTTTAAATAATAAGCAGTATATGAATAAGGACCTTTTATAAGTTTATCGGTTTTTATTGGAGATTTATCAGATACTTTTTCGATATCTTTATCAGGTTTTTCATCAGGGACAGGTTCTTTGGAAACTTTTCCTACATCTTCCTTTAAATCTTCAGGTACAGTTGCTTTGTCTTCAATTTCTTTTTTTACATCGGTTTTTATATTATTATTATTTATAGTCATTTTCTCACTATTTGTATTGACTATTTTATCTGAATAACTATTAGATTGAATATTTAAAGCTGTTTCTTTCTTTTTTTCTTTTTTAGGATACTTTTTCACAAATTCTTTTGAAAACTTATTGAATTCTTTTTGAAAATTATTTCTTTCAAATACTTTCTCAATTGTTTGTCCCTTTATAAATTTATCATTTTCATGCTTTACATAAGGAATAAATTTCGTGTAAATTTTATCATTTTCTTCAAAATATTCGATTAACAGTCTATCTTTTTTACCGTCTTTATCCAAGTCAGGATTCATTTCCACAGTTTTCCAACTTTTCTGTGACAAAGTATTAATAGATTCTGCCATTGTAACTGTAGTATATACTGCAAAAGATAATAAAGAATATATTATTAAAGATTTAAGTTTTACTAATTTCATTTTTCACCTCATAAAAATTTATTTATAATACAACTGCTATTACAGGTTCATCAGGTATTGTATTATCTCTTACTTTAGTCGTACTTTTTCCATTTATCCAATTCACTATAAATTCTATCTGGTCATCATGATGTCTTACACACTTATGTGATTCTTTATAGGTTCCTATTTTCTGAGCTACTACAGCCTTTATTGCTTCTCTATTTTCTCCATACGAAGCCGGAATTCCATGCATATAAGCTCCTCCACTGAATCTTACAGCATATTTTGCTTCCCCTGCCACAACAATATCATCTCTATTTCCCACTCTTTTATTTCTGGGAATAAGAGATAAATCTTCATCTTTTTTTACACTTCTTGTAAACATCATATATGGTCTTGTAAAAGCTACAAGAAATGCTCCATGAGGTGTTTCATATGAAGAAAAGCCGTTATCTCTTCCTGTAGTAACAAACGAATAAGAAATAATCGCAAAATTATCAGTACTTCCCACTCTTTCTATTATTGCTTCCGTCTGGCTCTCAGGATCAATAGTAATAAATTTATTAACTTTTTCATTTATTTTAATTTTTTTCATTACTCCGGGTTTATCATCTATATAATAAGGTCCTCCATATAAAGGAGTTTCAATTTTTATCATTTCATCTTCTCTTCCTGTTATCCTGAAAATAGTTTGATCCGGTATATTAATTTTTTCTCCATTTTTATTAGCATTTGTATATCCTGTTATACTTTGATTATTTCTGTTTCCAAATCTGTCTTTTGGACTGTAGTAATCATTTGCAAGTGGTCTGTATTGAGTAATTATATATAAATCCGTTTCATTTTTCAGAGAATCGTTTATAAAATTATTCACTGTTTTTATTTTAGAATACATTTCATCCCAATAAAACCCTCTTTTTAAAATATTATTCTGATTTCCCGATATATATCCCTTGATTTTGCCACTATTTTTCTCTATTTCTGTTAAATACCAGAGCTGCTGCTCATTATCTTTAACAGATACGAATTCCAGTAAAATTTTCGGTTTATCTTTATATTTTCCTACAAATGCCACTTCGGAAGAATTATTTGGCATTTGAGTAAACACAGCGGTTTTTTTGACAAATATAAAATTATCCAAATTTTTGGGTGAGTGTTTATCAAATTTAATATCAAACACTATCTGCTCATTGGTATTATCGTCAAGTATCTCAACATATCTAATTTCATTTATCTTTAAATCTTTTGAATAATCATTATAATGTTCTTTTATTTTTTTCAAATTATCTTTAGCTCTTTCCATAGAAAAAATGTTAATTTCATCCTTAAGGGAAATTTGAAAGGCAAATCTGTACCTATTCTCTTCAAAAATATAAATAGAGACTGCCGCCTCAGCTTTTAGTCCATTTTTCTTAGAATTTACAAGTATTTTTTCCTTTACACCGTCTTTATTGAAATCATATTCAAAAAAATCAGAATCAAATCCTGATACTGTCATATTTTCATAATATTCTTCAGGAACATCTATTTTTCCGATAGAAAATGTATTAAAATTCCAAAACAAAACAAATAACGATAGTAATGTTACTCTTTTCCACATATTTTCTCCTTATACAAATTCATAAATTACTTACATTTACAACATATTTTATCATATGTTTTTAATATTTTCAATATGAATTATAAATTACATTTAAGTAATTTAATTTCTTTAAAATTATGCTCCTTTTTTAAAAATTTACTTTCCTTTTTTTAGATTTTTTTATAAAAAAGACATTCCTCTATGGAATGCCCTATTATTAAGTTAAAATGCAGGTATTACACTTCCTGTATATTTCTCTTCCAAATATTTTTTTACTTTTTCACTTTGTAACACTTTTATTAATTTTTGTATCTTTTCTTCATTTTCTCTTCCTTTTAAAACTGTAACTATATTTACATAGGGAGAGTCTTTGTCTTCCACAAGTATAGTATCATCTTTAAAAGAAAGCTTTGCATCCAAAGCAAAGTTGCTGTTTATAATAGCTGCTGTAACTTCTCCAAGTCTTGGCGCAAGCTGCTCAGGAGCAAGCTGTTCTATTTT belongs to Leptotrichia sp. OH3620_COT-345 and includes:
- a CDS encoding SH3 domain-containing protein, translating into MKLVKLKSLIIYSLLSFAVYTTVTMAESINTLSQKSWKTVEMNPDLDKDGKKDRLLIEYFEENDKIYTKFIPYVKHENDKFIKGQTIEKVFERNNFQKEFNKFSKEFVKKYPKKEKKKETALNIQSNSYSDKIVNTNSEKMTINNNNIKTDVKKEIEDKATVPEDLKEDVGKVSKEPVPDEKPDKDIEKVSDKSPIKTDKLIKGPYSYTAYYLKERPENLTFDYKYGKNSPRDMDEFIFIKTSVNIRKEPNKNSAVLKKASYAHKYKVIGKVKTNIKNGISEWYEVYFDGKLGYVLSTSAIKREFDWHDMMKKVEKTNKFVSDAISKGQKIYVLDDYVPLGGGNGSVKDKYGNRENQSERAYLSSSFKDFINLPDRSLMTIIEETDKYLKVKVDVYDNGTYYLKKSKKALLKDSKITNEITRFIYVDRHSQNEMIIEKNPDLNTWNVVTTSFITTGKDSGNSYATPYGAFLIAYSKPVMQYTGSDNKTVVGDANNAVRFSGGGYMHSIPSLFEPKETRKARKAVTARKIGTFPESHKCIRHYDDQIKFIYNWLGNSTPGNKLGHRVPTVPTVMLVK
- a CDS encoding L,D-transpeptidase; translation: MWKRVTLLSLFVLFWNFNTFSIGKIDVPEEYYENMTVSGFDSDFFEYDFNKDGVKEKILVNSKKNGLKAEAAVSIYIFEENRYRFAFQISLKDEINIFSMERAKDNLKKIKEHYNDYSKDLKINEIRYVEILDDNTNEQIVFDIKFDKHSPKNLDNFIFVKKTAVFTQMPNNSSEVAFVGKYKDKPKILLEFVSVKDNEQQLWYLTEIEKNSGKIKGYISGNQNNILKRGFYWDEMYSKIKTVNNFINDSLKNETDLYIITQYRPLANDYYSPKDRFGNRNNQSITGYTNANKNGEKINIPDQTIFRITGREDEMIKIETPLYGGPYYIDDKPGVMKKIKINEKVNKFITIDPESQTEAIIERVGSTDNFAIISYSFVTTGRDNGFSSYETPHGAFLVAFTRPYMMFTRSVKKDEDLSLIPRNKRVGNRDDIVVAGEAKYAVRFSGGAYMHGIPASYGENREAIKAVVAQKIGTYKESHKCVRHHDDQIEFIVNWINGKSTTKVRDNTIPDEPVIAVVL
- the fabV gene encoding enoyl-ACP reductase FabV; this encodes MVIKPKLKGSLALVNHPIGAYEFVKRQIDYVKSQDKYTGPKKVLIIGSSSGYGLASRISLAFGAGADTIGVAYEKGIEGKRTGSAGWWNTIAFNEAARKEGLISKNFMGDAFSDEMKQEVIKYIKEEFGGKVDLLIYSLASALRTDPKDGITYRSTLKSTEKEITGPSINLEKEEMEETVMGIATPEEIHSTVKVMGGEDWKLWVDALDEAGVLENGFKTIAYSYLGPKVTYGIYKDGTIGAAKRDLEHTSDVLNDFLKDKYKGEAYVSLSKALMTRASAVIPIFPLYAALLYKVMKEKGIHEGTIEQKHRLLKDMVYGGKPEIDSERRLRPDNWEMREDVQAEVETLWKKVTPENFKEISDYAGAREEFMQLSGFDFDNVDYDADINLEKLAELRP